CCCGATAACCGGGCAGGTAATTATGCGCGAGCCGCCTCAGCCGGTTGAGGTAGACGCCTACATGGACGGCGAGGTTGTTGAGGTTTTCGCAAATGAAGGTGTGATCGTTGAGACCACGGGCAGCCTGATCCAGGGCATCTTCGGATTCGGCGGGGAACGCCGCGGTAAGATAAAGCTCCTCGCCTCCAGCCCTGATGAGGTGCTTGACGCGTTCGGGCTTACCCCTGATATGAAGGGCTGCGTGGTAGTAGGCGGTTCGCTCGTGACCGCCGAGGCGATTCAGCGCGGAGAAGAGCTTGGCATCTGCGGGTTAGTGGTCGGCGGAATCGAGGACTCCTCGATCAAGAAGGTTCTGGGTTACGACATAGGCGTGGCCATCACGGGTTCTGAACCGATTTCTCTTTCAGTTATAGTAACCGAGGGTTTTGGAAAGATGCCTATGGCTCCGCGAACATTTGAGCTTCTTTCCGAGCTTGACGGGCAGCGTGCTTCGATAAACGGTGCCACTCAGATCCGTGCGGGCGTGATACGTCCTGAGATCATAGTGCCGCGCGAAGTCACATGGAAAGAGCGAAGCAAGGGTTCGCTTGAGGAAGGACTCAAGGTCGGGATGCAGGTAAGGATTATCCGTGAGCCGCATTTCGGCGCCATAGGCACGGTGGTCGGCCTGCCGGTCGATCTTGAGGAGATAGAGACCGAATCAAAGGTCAGAATCCTGGAGGTGGAGCTTGCAGGAAAAGAACGTATACGTTTGCCGCGCGCCAATGTCGAGATTATCGAAGCTTAGTAACGCCGGTCTTAAGACCGGTATTTTATTCCTTTTATTGAGCGGGGCTTTCTTGATGCTTGCTGCGGCGCAGGGTTATGCCTCGCTTAAGATCGCTGCTGGTGCGCGGGAGGCCGCGATGGGGGAGACAGGAGTGGCCGGAGCCTCATCTGCAGATGCACTTCGGTGGAATCCTGCCCTTATGGTCAAGGGAGCTGGCATCGAAGCCTCCATGCATCATACCCTCTGGTTTCTTGGCACCTCTCAGAGCTCGCTTCTTATCAAGCGCAGGCTGGGTCGGTTCTCGATCGGTGCAGAGGCGATCTACTTTAGTAGCGGTGAGATAGAGTTACGCGACAGCATCAGCTCTCCCGACCCACTGGGCAGCTACCACTTTGCAGATCTCTCCCTGGGTTTAGGGGCAGGTGTTGAGGTAGTTCGTGGGACACGCATCGGGTTTGTTGCTCGATACTATCATGAACGTCTATGGAGTTACTCGGATCATACCTGGGGGTTTGACGTGGGACTGAACTATGCCCCATTATCTGGTTTTGATCTGGGGGCCTCGGTGCTTGATTTTGGCTTTGATATGCACCTGGATGCAGAGGGCTTTAAGCCGCCTATGACCATTCGGGTGGGCGGTGCCTACGCTCACGATTGGACCGAGGAGTTTGCCACGGTCCTCAATCTGGATTTCCTTTACCGTCCTTATGACAAGGAGCCAGGGCTGCGAACCGGATTGGAGGCAAAATTTTTCAATATCCTGGCCCTGCGTGCCGGAGCCAAGCTCTTGTATATGGATGAGGATCTGAAGCTTCTCTCACCTTCGGAGCTTCTTACCTTTGGGCTGGGGGTACAGCACAACTGGGTTTCACTGGACTACGCCATTGTTCCTTACGAGCGGCTGGACCTCGGGCTGACGCATCGGATAAGCCTCAACCTTGCATTTGATTGATGGCAGAGTTTTTGCTTGATTTCGAGAAACCCATAGTAGAGCTTGAGAAGCGCATTGAGGCATTGAAGGGTCTTGAAGGGGTGGATGGTGATATAGCCAGGCTAGAGAAGCAGGCTGAGAAGCTGCGCCGCAAGGTCTACTCCCGGCTTACCCGTTGGCAGATAGTCCAGCTTGCGCGTCATCCCCTCCGTCCCTACACCCTTGATCTGGTTCCCTATATTTTTACCGATTTTACCGAGCTTCACGGTGATCGTGGATTTGCCGATGATCCGGCGATTGTGACCGGTATAGCTCGTTTTCGTGGGCGCTCGTTGGCTTTGGTCGGGCATCAGAAGGGGCACGACACCAAGGAGAGGATTCGACGCAACTTCGGGATGCCACATCCAGAGGGTTACCGCAAGGCGCTGCGCATCTACAAGCTGGCTGAGAAGTTCGGTATGCCCATCATCAACTTCGTAGATACCCCTGGTGCTGATCCCGGGATTGGTGCTGAGGAACGCGGCCAGTCCGAGGCAATAGCCCGCAACCTTCAGGAGATAGCGATTCTCAGAACCCCTATCCTTGTGATAGTTACCGGTGAGGGAGGCTCGGGCGGCGCTCTGGCCATTGGGATTGGCGACCGCATCTATATGCTTGAGTATTCCTTCTACTCGACGATCTCGCCTGAGGGTTGCGCCTCGATCCTCTGGCGTGACAGTGCCAAGGCCCCACAGGCAGCCGAGGCCTTGAAGTTCACAAGCCGCGATAACCTTGATCATGGGGTTATAGATGGGGTTATCCCTGAGCCCCCGGGAGGCGCTCATCGCGACTGGCAGCACACAGCCAAGTTTATAGGTGATCAGATCGCCCAGGCCCTTGCGGAACTTGAGGGGCTTTCTCACGAAGAACTGATTGCCAAACGTATCGAGAAGTTCCGCAAGGTGGGTAAGTTCAAAACTATCCGTTAATCTATGTGGTTCTGTGAGGGCTACTCGGAGGAGTAATTAATGAGGCTTGACGGAACCCTTGAGGATTACCCGCTTTCCGATATCCTGCAGCTTATCTTTATGGGGAACCGTTCGGGCATACTGCACCTGTACTCGGGCGGTGACGAGGGAACTGTGGTCGTCGGTGATGGCCTCATAAAGTACGGGAAGACCCGGAAACTCTCAGGATTGAAGGCGGTTAGGACGATACTTAGCTGGCGCAGGGGCAAGTTCGTCTTCGATACCGAGGAGAGGGTTGAGCTCGGGGATGAGACGCGAATCAATTTACCCATACAGCAGTTTATCCTGGGGCTCTCTGCCGAGATGGACGAATTCGAGAATCTTATGAGCAGGATAGGTGGTCCTGATCGTCGCTTGATGCTTGTGCCCTTGGCACCGCAGTCTAAACCCGTAACACTTTCGCCTA
The DNA window shown above is from candidate division TA06 bacterium B3_TA06 and carries:
- a CDS encoding acetyl-CoA carboxylase carboxyl transferase subunit alpha — translated: MAEFLLDFEKPIVELEKRIEALKGLEGVDGDIARLEKQAEKLRRKVYSRLTRWQIVQLARHPLRPYTLDLVPYIFTDFTELHGDRGFADDPAIVTGIARFRGRSLALVGHQKGHDTKERIRRNFGMPHPEGYRKALRIYKLAEKFGMPIINFVDTPGADPGIGAEERGQSEAIARNLQEIAILRTPILVIVTGEGGSGGALAIGIGDRIYMLEYSFYSTISPEGCASILWRDSAKAPQAAEALKFTSRDNLDHGVIDGVIPEPPGGAHRDWQHTAKFIGDQIAQALAELEGLSHEELIAKRIEKFRKVGKFKTIR